Proteins found in one Hemitrygon akajei chromosome 32, sHemAka1.3, whole genome shotgun sequence genomic segment:
- the LOC140719748 gene encoding UPF0500 protein C1orf216 homolog isoform X1, whose translation MFAIEALGAPEVSSSSQLCHGTHELEIRSEAIGMTDVKQGKNSNFVLEQSSKNEIFGKLPSKGTTLRNSPQLKNEPELQIKKEKDSPFSLSLESGSTRPPSGECVRIPPEGAEVGHPSKLTKVVDCEEPTVSPSDDNGYSSSCLSIESPDSVEGNIWETGETVKRDKLDPWQQAEVESIPGTPPAADSFLPSIFEAVQSLQEKQRFKEQEKEKHQTQVIMYRRLALLRWIRSLQQKVVDHQNRLQESYDTILSNRKELLKLIKQGVI comes from the coding sequence ATGTTTGCTATTGAGGCACTGGGAGCCCCTGAAGTTTCTTCAAGTTCTCAACTTTGCCATGGAACGCATGAACTAGAAATCAGGAGTGAAGCCATTGGTATGACAGATGTCAAACAGGGCAAGAATTCTAACTTTGTGTTAGAGCAATCCAGCAAGAATGAGATCTTTGGCAAGCTTCCGTCCAAAGGGACCACATTGAGAAATAGTCCTCAACTGAAAAATGAACCGGAATTGCAAATAAAGAAAGAGAAGGACAGTCCTTTTTCCTTGAGTTTGGAGTCAGGGAGCACCAGGCCACCTTCAGGGGAATGTGTCCGAATTCCACCGGAGGGAGCTGAAGTGGGCCACCCCAGCAAACTTACCAAGGTTGTGGATTGTGAAGAGCCTACTGTCTCCCCTTCAGATGACAATGGTTACTCCAGCAGTTGCTTGAGTATCGAAAGTCCAGATAGTGTCGAAGGAAACATCTGGGAGACAGGTGAAACTGTCAAGAGGGATAAACTCGATCCTTGGCAACAAGCTGAGGTTGAAAGCATTCCTGGGACTCCACCTGCTGCAGATTCTTTCTTGCCTTCAATATTTGAAGCAGTCCAGAGTCTTCAAGAGAAGCAAAGGTTCAAAGAGCAGGAGAAGGAGAAGCATCAGACCCAAGTGATCATGTACCGCCGCTTGGCCTTGCTGCGATGGATCCGTAGCCTCCAGCAGAAAGTCGTGGACCATCAAAACCGGCTGCAGGAGAGCTACGACACCATCCTGAGCAACCGCAAAGAGCTGCTCAAGCTCATCAAACAAGGAGTCATCTAG